The following are encoded together in the Brassica napus cultivar Da-Ae chromosome A9, Da-Ae, whole genome shotgun sequence genome:
- the LOC106367017 gene encoding ubiquitin carboxyl-terminal hydrolase MINDY-1 isoform X2 has protein sequence MATTASDSPTQTIQEAIQQEDVAVNETKEEGEEVTTYKTKSIQFLGRSTPIILQNENGPCPLLAICNVLLLRNNLKLSPDSYEVSQERLMSLVVDRLIESNSKVNDKEEEYIKNQQQNIADAIDLLPRLTTGIDVNIKFRRIDDFEFTPECAIFDLLDIPLYHGWIVDPQDVETADAIGSKSYNALMGELVALETQNVEDENPGEDSVDFVAATTAALGVPSPCLSKTSSFQDSPPAAVELRKLRKGDLEEETELLQALQLSQGNDPPPNTVGDSAFTFSDASPTSTLGDNICHLEQFKSDGDKASENDQLSPKKSGDGTGPDAESANSNEKAIAELTSSEALSVEKTDLESTKTDCTSESLLKSDAASVNPDLTCKSQRDDVADAFTSPVSSDEPMYEGEECVNAVAPPVCADKEPVYEGESLLGKRAEKNVDDCSSEGEVIRNFLKNSASQLTFCGLFRLQEGLKERELCVFFRNNHFCTMFKYEGELYLLATDQGYLNQPDLVWEKLNEVNGDTAFMTATFKEFKIDSSTTGASGTWDEQNAVTNTADYLASMPDTGIEVNSDLQLAIALQQQEFEDQSPRSNPTPQPPTSVGASRLITGPQVPRSSPRPPSSAAASRQEGKSSKDSKCRIM, from the exons ATGGCGACCACCGCTTCAGACTCTCCGACACAGACGATTCAGGAAGCGATCCAGCAGGAGGATGTTGCTGTTAACGAAACTAAGGAGGAGGGGGAGGAGGTCACGACGTACAAGACGAAATCGATTCAGTTCCTTGGACGAAGCACGCCTATCATTCTCCAGAACGAGAATGGACCTTGCCCTCTCTTAGCCATCT GTAATGTTCTTCTTCTGAGAAACAACTTGAAGCTGAGTCCTGACTCTTATGAGGTTTCTCAAGAGAGATTGATGTCCCTTGTGGTTGACAGATTGATTGAGTCCAATAGTAAAGTCAAT GACAAAGAGGAAGAATATATAAAGAATCAGCAACAGAACATTGCTGATGCTATTGATCTTCTTCCACGTCTTACAACTGGAATCGATGTCAATATTAAATTCAGGAG gattgatgattttgagttCACCCCTGAGTGTGCAATATTTGACTTACTTGACATTCCTTTGTATCATGGATGGATAGTTGATCCCCAG GATGTTGAAACAGCTGATGCAATTGGTAGCAAGTCATATAATGCGCTAATGGGGGAGCTCGTTGCACTGGAGACGCAGAACGTAGAGGATGAAAATCCCGGGGAGGATTCTGTCGATTTCGTTGCGGCAACCACAGCTGCTCTAGGGGTTCCTTCGCCCTGTCTCTCGAAAACGAGTTCTTTTCAGGATTCTCCGCCTGCAGCTGTTGAGCTTCGTAAGCTGAGAAAGGGAGACCTTGAGGAAGAAACAGAGTTATTGCAAGCCTTGCAGTTATCACAGGGGAACGATCCACCACCAAACACTGTCGGAGACTCTGCATTCACATTTTCAGATGCAAGTCCAACTAGCACCCTTGGTGATAATATCTGTCACCTAGAACAGTTCAAATCTGATGGTGATAAAGCATCAGAAAATGATCAGTTATCTCCTAAGAAATCTGGAGATGGGACGGGCCCTGATGCTGAAAGTGCTAACAGTAACGAAAAGGCTATCGCTGAGTTAACTTCTTCTGAGGCGCTTTCAGTGGAGAAGACTGATCTGGAGTCAACCAAAACTGACTGCACTTCTGAGAGTCTGCTCAAGTCTGATGCAGCTTCTGTTAATCCAG ATCTTACTTGCAAATCCCAGCGTGACGATGTAGCCGATGCTTTTACTTCACCCGTATCTAGTGATGAACCCATGTATGAAGGTGAGGAATGCGTAAACGCTGTGGCTCCACCAGTTTGTGCAGACAAAGAACCCGTTTATGAAGGCGAATCACTTCTTGGGAAAAGGGCTGAGAAGAATGTTGATGATTGTTCTTCTGAAG GTGAAGTAATCAGGAACTTCCTGAAGAACAGTGCCAGTCAATTAACCTTTTGTGG ACTCTTTCGCTTGCAAGAAGGCCTTAAAGAACGTGAACTCTGTGTCTTTTTCCGCAACAATCATTTCTGCACCATGTTCAAG TATGAAGGTGAGCTTTATCTTTTGGCTACAGATCAAGGTTACCTAAATCAGCCTGATTTAGTTTGGGAAAAGCTAAACGAG GTTAATGGCGACACTGCGTTCATGACTGCTACTTTCAAGGAGTTCAAGATAGACAGCAGCACAACTGGTGCAAGTGGCACGTGGGATGAACAAAACGCTGTCACAAATACTGCG GATTATCTTGCGAGCATGCCAGACACAGGCATCGAAGTCAA CTCTGATCTACAACTGGCGATAGCTTTGCAACAACAGGAGTTTGAGGACCAGAGCCCGCGGAGTAACCCAACTCCACAACCACCAACAAGTGTTGGTGCTTCACGACTGATCACTGGTCCTCAG GTACCAAGGAGCAGCCCGAGGCCGCCATCATCAGCTGCAGCGTCAAGACAGGAAGGCAAATCCTCTAAAGATAGCAAATGTAGAATCATGTAA
- the LOC106367017 gene encoding ubiquitin carboxyl-terminal hydrolase MINDY-1 isoform X1, translating into MATTASDSPTQTIQEAIQQEDVAVNETKEEGEEVTTYKTKSIQFLGRSTPIILQNENGPCPLLAICNVLLLRNNLKLSPDSYEVSQERLMSLVVDRLIESNSKVNDKEEEYIKNQQQNIADAIDLLPRLTTGIDVNIKFRRIDDFEFTPECAIFDLLDIPLYHGWIVDPQDVETADAIGSKSYNALMGELVALETQNVEDENPGEDSVDFVAATTAALGVPSPCLSKTSSFQDSPPAAVELRKLRKGDLEEETELLQALQLSQGNDPPPNTVGDSAFTFSDASPTSTLGDNICHLEQFKSDGDKASENDQLSPKKSGDGTGPDAESANSNEKAIAELTSSEALSVEKTDLESTKTDCTSESLLKSDAASVNPDLTCKSQRDDVADAFTSPVSSDEPMYEGEECVNAVAPPVCADKEPVYEGESLLGKRAEKNVDDCSSEGNGLTAKEGEVIRNFLKNSASQLTFCGLFRLQEGLKERELCVFFRNNHFCTMFKYEGELYLLATDQGYLNQPDLVWEKLNEVNGDTAFMTATFKEFKIDSSTTGASGTWDEQNAVTNTADYLASMPDTGIEVNSDLQLAIALQQQEFEDQSPRSNPTPQPPTSVGASRLITGPQVPRSSPRPPSSAAASRQEGKSSKDSKCRIM; encoded by the exons ATGGCGACCACCGCTTCAGACTCTCCGACACAGACGATTCAGGAAGCGATCCAGCAGGAGGATGTTGCTGTTAACGAAACTAAGGAGGAGGGGGAGGAGGTCACGACGTACAAGACGAAATCGATTCAGTTCCTTGGACGAAGCACGCCTATCATTCTCCAGAACGAGAATGGACCTTGCCCTCTCTTAGCCATCT GTAATGTTCTTCTTCTGAGAAACAACTTGAAGCTGAGTCCTGACTCTTATGAGGTTTCTCAAGAGAGATTGATGTCCCTTGTGGTTGACAGATTGATTGAGTCCAATAGTAAAGTCAAT GACAAAGAGGAAGAATATATAAAGAATCAGCAACAGAACATTGCTGATGCTATTGATCTTCTTCCACGTCTTACAACTGGAATCGATGTCAATATTAAATTCAGGAG gattgatgattttgagttCACCCCTGAGTGTGCAATATTTGACTTACTTGACATTCCTTTGTATCATGGATGGATAGTTGATCCCCAG GATGTTGAAACAGCTGATGCAATTGGTAGCAAGTCATATAATGCGCTAATGGGGGAGCTCGTTGCACTGGAGACGCAGAACGTAGAGGATGAAAATCCCGGGGAGGATTCTGTCGATTTCGTTGCGGCAACCACAGCTGCTCTAGGGGTTCCTTCGCCCTGTCTCTCGAAAACGAGTTCTTTTCAGGATTCTCCGCCTGCAGCTGTTGAGCTTCGTAAGCTGAGAAAGGGAGACCTTGAGGAAGAAACAGAGTTATTGCAAGCCTTGCAGTTATCACAGGGGAACGATCCACCACCAAACACTGTCGGAGACTCTGCATTCACATTTTCAGATGCAAGTCCAACTAGCACCCTTGGTGATAATATCTGTCACCTAGAACAGTTCAAATCTGATGGTGATAAAGCATCAGAAAATGATCAGTTATCTCCTAAGAAATCTGGAGATGGGACGGGCCCTGATGCTGAAAGTGCTAACAGTAACGAAAAGGCTATCGCTGAGTTAACTTCTTCTGAGGCGCTTTCAGTGGAGAAGACTGATCTGGAGTCAACCAAAACTGACTGCACTTCTGAGAGTCTGCTCAAGTCTGATGCAGCTTCTGTTAATCCAG ATCTTACTTGCAAATCCCAGCGTGACGATGTAGCCGATGCTTTTACTTCACCCGTATCTAGTGATGAACCCATGTATGAAGGTGAGGAATGCGTAAACGCTGTGGCTCCACCAGTTTGTGCAGACAAAGAACCCGTTTATGAAGGCGAATCACTTCTTGGGAAAAGGGCTGAGAAGAATGTTGATGATTGTTCTTCTGAAGGTAACGGGCTCACAGCAAAAGAAG GTGAAGTAATCAGGAACTTCCTGAAGAACAGTGCCAGTCAATTAACCTTTTGTGG ACTCTTTCGCTTGCAAGAAGGCCTTAAAGAACGTGAACTCTGTGTCTTTTTCCGCAACAATCATTTCTGCACCATGTTCAAG TATGAAGGTGAGCTTTATCTTTTGGCTACAGATCAAGGTTACCTAAATCAGCCTGATTTAGTTTGGGAAAAGCTAAACGAG GTTAATGGCGACACTGCGTTCATGACTGCTACTTTCAAGGAGTTCAAGATAGACAGCAGCACAACTGGTGCAAGTGGCACGTGGGATGAACAAAACGCTGTCACAAATACTGCG GATTATCTTGCGAGCATGCCAGACACAGGCATCGAAGTCAA CTCTGATCTACAACTGGCGATAGCTTTGCAACAACAGGAGTTTGAGGACCAGAGCCCGCGGAGTAACCCAACTCCACAACCACCAACAAGTGTTGGTGCTTCACGACTGATCACTGGTCCTCAG GTACCAAGGAGCAGCCCGAGGCCGCCATCATCAGCTGCAGCGTCAAGACAGGAAGGCAAATCCTCTAAAGATAGCAAATGTAGAATCATGTAA